The proteins below are encoded in one region of Triticum aestivum cultivar Chinese Spring chromosome 1B, IWGSC CS RefSeq v2.1, whole genome shotgun sequence:
- the LOC123130710 gene encoding subtilisin-like protease gives MASFANLLISLFSLTLMLLHAPAPVVCDDLGAGLSPSHRTYIVLLRPPVDAGSEDDHRWWQDSFLPTPLAGSHEPRLIHTYTEVFTGFAVRLTEADLAMVSQRKEFVRAFPDHLWRPSTTHTQKFLGLEKDAGLWRDTNYGQGVIIGVVDTGIYAAHPSFDDNGIPPPPSKWKGSCHGTAAAHCNNKLIGAKFITVNDSGDVIGHGTHTSSTAAGNFVSGASAQGLGRGTAAGTAPRAHLAMYSMCTLRGCDSVDIIAGIDEAIKDGVDVLSLSLAPVYDVEFSADPVAIGALSAVAKGIVVVAAVGNNGPKSFLANSAPWLLTVAAGSVDRSFETVVQLGNGNCINGEAFNQITNSSSKPKSFPLHLKKHCKSLPGKNVAGKIVICHSTGPMNDTGPSINKTDISGIISAGAAGVVLINRKAAGFTTLLEDYGNVVQVTVADGNNITEYVRTTSKASAKVIYKNTVLGVRPSPTVAAFSSRGPGTFSPGVLKPDILAPGLNVIAARPPLTMLGSGPFHIKSGTSMSTPHISGVAALVKSCHPDWSAAAIKSAILTTADITDSTGGPILDEQHERATAYAMGAGHVNPTKAVDPGLVYDLGITEYAGYICALLGDQDLAFITRDPRLSCKMLPKIPEAQLNYPTITVPLKTRPFTVHKTVTNVGPSNSIYTLKMEIPKSLTVRVYPETLVFSKAGQKIRYSLTVSSSDSESSNFMEGSLSWVSVTHIVCSPIVVALL, from the coding sequence ATGGCATCCTTCGCCAACCTCCTGATCTCACTTTTCTCGCTCACCCTCATGCTCCTGCATGCTCCTGCACCTGTGGTATGCGACGACCTAGGTGCAGGCCTCTCTCCAAGCCATCGCACATACATTGTGCTGCTGAGGCCACCCGTCGACGCCGGCAGCGAGGACGACCACCGCTGGTGGCAGGATTCTTTCCTGCCAACGCCTCTCGCCGGCTCCCATGAGCCACGCCTCATCCATACCTACACCGAGGTCTTCACGGGGTTTGCTGTGAGGCTCACCGAAGCCGACCTCGCCATGGTGTCCCAGAGGAAAGAGTTTGTGCGGGCGTTTCCAGACCATCTCTGGCGCCCCAGCACTACTCACACTCAGAAGTTTCTCGGACTGGAGAAAGATGCCGGGCTGTGGAGGGACACCAACTATGGCCAAGGAGTCATAATCGGTGTAGTCGACACCGGCATCTATGCGGCGCATCCTTCCTTTGATGACAATGGCATCCCGCCACCTCCATCAAAGTGGAAGGGTTCATGCCATGGTACTGCTGCTGCCCATTGCAATAACAAATTGATTGGTGCGAAGTTCATCACCGTCAATGACTCTGGAGATGTCATAGGGCATGGGACACATACCTCGTCCACGGCTGCTGGGAACTTTGTCAGTGGTGCCTCGGCACAGGGTCTCGGCAGGGGCACAGCAGCCGGGACTGCTCCACGTGCACATCTGGCCATGTACAGCATGTGTACGCTTCGTGGGTGTGACTCCGTTGACATCATTGCGGGGATAGATGAAGCTATCAAGGATGGGGTTGATGTGCTCTCACTCTCCCTTGCCCCTGTTTATGATGTTGAGTTCAGTGCAGACCCGGTAGCCATTGGTGCACTCAGTGCAGTAGCAAAGGGCATCGTTGTCGTGGCTGCAGTTGGGAATAATGGACCCAAATCGTTTCTTGCAAATTCTGCACCATGGTTGCTCACAGTTGCAGCTGGCTCAGTGGACCGAAGCTTCGAGACTGTTGTGCAGCTTGGGAACGGCAATTGCATCAATGGAGAGGCTTTTAACCAGATTACAAACTCAAGCTCCAAGCCCAAATCTTTTCCTCTGCATTTGAAAAAGCATTGCAAGTCATTGCCTGGAAAAAATGTGGCCGGCAAAATTGTGATTTGCCATAGCACAGGACCAATGAATGACACTGGGCCATCAATCAACAAGACCGACATCAGTGGCATCATTAGTGCCGGGGCGGCTGGTGTAGTGCTAATAAACAGGAAAGCTGCTGGTTTCACCACCCTTCTCGAGGACTATGGCAATGTGGTGCAGGTGACTGTGGCTGATGGCAACAATATCACAGAGTATGTGAGGACAACAAGCAAAGCCAGTGCCAAAGTCATATACAAGAACACTGTGCTTGGCGTCCGTCCATCTCCCACGGTCGCAGCATTCTCATCCCGCGGTCCCGGCACGTTCAGCCCCGGTGTGCTAAAGCCAGATATATTGGCACCTGGGCTCAACGTCATTGCTGCAAGGCCACCACTCACCATGCTTGGATCTGGGCCATTCCACATTAAATCAGGGACGTCCATGTCGACTCCACATATCAGTGGTGTCGCTGCGCTTGTCAAGAGCTGCCATCCTGACTGGTCTGCTGCTGCTATCAAGTCAGCCATCCTCACCACTGCTGACATCACGGACAGCACTGGTGGCCCGATCTTGGACGAGCAGCATGAGAGGGCAACCGCGTACGCCATGGGTGCTGGCCATGTCAACCCTACAAAAGCAGTTGATCCAGGCCTTGTGTATGACCTTGGCATTACTGAATATGCCGGCTACATATGTGCTCTCCTTGGTGATCAGGACTTGGCATTCATTACGCGTGACCCGAGGTTGTCATGCAAAATGCTTCCCAAGATACCTGAAGCACAACTCAACTACCCTACCATAACGGTGCCACTCAAGACAAGGCCGTTCACAGTGCACAAAACTGTGACAAATGTGGGCCCATCAAATTCCATATACACACTGAAGATGGAGATTCCCAAATCTCTTACAGTGCGAGTCTACCCAGAGACACTGGTGTTCTCCAAGGCTGGACAAAAGATTAGATATAGTCTGACGGTGAGCAGCTCTGACAGTGAGAGCTCAAACTTCATGGAGGGAAGTTTGAGCTGGGTCTCAGTGACCCATATTGTGTGCAGTCCGATCGTTGTCGCACTTTTGTAA
- the LOC123130727 gene encoding probable nitronate monooxygenase, protein MGWKGVLGFDYGVVQAPLGPDISGPELAAAVANAGAIGLLRLPDWPAPDHVRELIRRTRSLTEKPFGAAIVLAFPHEENLRVVLEEKLALLQVYWGEFPKERVDEAHRAGVKVLHQVGNLEEAAKAKEASVDGIIVQGREAGGHVIGQEGLLPLLPRVVDLVSDSTVLVIAAGGIVDGRGYAAALALGAHGVCLGTRFVATEESFAHPLYKQKLIEMNCTDYTNVFGRARWPGAPQRVLKTPFYVEWKNLPDHETEENQPIIGHSVIHGVHKDIHRFAGTVPNATTTGDIDSMAMYAGQGVGLITEIVPAREVVQRLVAEAQRVIGEKLSGFSKSSG, encoded by the exons ATGGGGTGGAAGGGCGTCCTGGGGTTCGACTACGGCGTCGTGCAGGCACCGCTCGGCCCCGACATCTCCggcccggagctcgccgccgccgtcgccaacgCTGGCGCCATAGGCCTCCTCCGCCTTCCTGATTGG CCGGCGCCGGACCACGTGAGGGAGCTGATACGGAGGACTAGGAGCCTGACCGAGAAGCCATTCGGGGCGGCCATCGTGCTGGCCTTCCCGCACGAGGAGAATCTGAGGGTCGTGCTGGAGGAGAAGCTCGCCTTGCTGCAAGTGTACTGGGGCGAGTTCCCCAAGGAGCGAGTCGACGAGGCCCACCGTGCCGGCGTCAAGGTCTTGCATCAG GTTGGTAACCTTGAGGAGGCAGCAAAAGCTAAGGAAGCTAGTGTAGATGGAATTATCGTTCAAGGCCGTGAAGCAGGGGGGCATGTGATTGGTCAA GAGGGTTTGCTACCGTTGCTGCCGAGAGTAGTGGATCTAGTTTCGGATAGTACTGTTTTGGTTATCGCCGCTGGTGGAATCGTAGATGGCCGTGGCTACGCTGCTGCATTGGCACTTGGTGCTCATGGTGTTTGCTTAGGAACTAG GTTTGTAGCCACCGAGGAAAGCTTTGCGCATCCGCTGTATAAGCAAAAGCTAATCGAGATGAATTGCACGGACTATACAAATGTTTTCGGGCGTGCTAGATGGCCTGGTGCTCCACAACGTGTCCTGAAGACACCTTTCTATGTTGAGTGGAAGAATCTCCCAGATCATGAAACAGAGGAAAATCAACCTATTATAGGCCATTCTGTCATCCATGGCGTG CACAAGGATATACATCGGTTTGCTGGTACTGTTCCTAATGCGACAACAACAGGCGATATCGATAGCATGGCCATGTATGCTGGCCAGGGAGTTGGGCTAATCACGGAGATTGTACCAGCAAGGGAAGTTGTCCAGAGGCTAGTTGCAGAAGCACAGCGCGTCATTGGAGAAAAGCTTTCTGGTTTCTCCAAATCATCAGGGTAG